A DNA window from Paenibacillus andongensis contains the following coding sequences:
- a CDS encoding YtxH domain-containing protein: MSNEKKGKDLLIGAIVGGILGAATALLFAPKSGRELRSDIAEQAQAVSDKTVQIATNVSQKTQEVAKTVSTTTSELYGKAKDTAVNVVDSVRSWKESKSDEELDSPEEEVSEAAEDLVILGNR, translated from the coding sequence ATGTCCAATGAAAAAAAAGGTAAAGATCTTCTCATCGGTGCGATTGTTGGAGGCATACTCGGAGCAGCAACGGCGCTTCTGTTTGCACCGAAATCAGGTCGTGAATTGAGAAGTGACATTGCGGAGCAAGCCCAAGCGGTTAGCGACAAAACGGTGCAAATTGCAACCAACGTAAGTCAAAAAACACAAGAAGTTGCGAAAACCGTGAGTACAACAACATCGGAATTATATGGAAAAGCAAAAGACACAGCCGTAAACGTCGTAGATTCTGTTCGTTCCTGGAAAGAGTCCAAAAGTGACGAAGAACTGGACTCTCCAGAAGAAGAAGTTAGCGAGGCTGCGGAAGATTTGGTCATTCTAGGAAATCGTTAA
- a CDS encoding helix-turn-helix domain-containing protein has product MKQFEGFGKFLESLRGKMSLREAAHKSGLSHAYIRDLELERNRSTNEKIKPSPVTLKKLSDAYNFSYTELMEKAGYLEKEDVQAVNEQELVPMSDTLFIEVSTKEITYHTRIGKVSRSVISLLDFSHFLDKLEEQGFKKMDTDLFVNLNHVQKYIEKEGKLYFDPLGVSKFVVIAAIRQKKYHELIIRSVANNTGMGLEFQYDRNSVADTRFQTLKRPI; this is encoded by the coding sequence ATGAAACAATTTGAAGGATTCGGTAAATTTTTGGAAAGCTTGCGGGGGAAGATGTCTTTGCGTGAAGCGGCTCATAAAAGCGGACTGTCACATGCCTACATCAGAGACCTTGAACTAGAGCGGAATCGTTCGACCAATGAGAAAATCAAACCCTCTCCTGTCACGCTGAAAAAGCTGTCGGATGCCTACAACTTTTCATATACGGAACTTATGGAGAAAGCCGGTTATCTCGAGAAAGAGGACGTACAGGCAGTCAACGAGCAGGAGCTAGTCCCTATGTCGGATACACTGTTTATCGAAGTCAGCACGAAGGAAATTACGTATCATACACGAATTGGCAAAGTTAGCCGAAGTGTGATTTCATTACTGGATTTCAGTCATTTTCTAGATAAGCTCGAAGAGCAAGGATTTAAGAAGATGGATACTGACTTATTCGTCAACCTAAATCATGTACAGAAATACATCGAAAAAGAAGGAAAACTCTACTTCGATCCTCTAGGAGTCAGCAAATTTGTCGTTATCGCAGCGATTCGTCAGAAGAAATACCATGAGTTAATCATCCGCAGCGTAGCGAATAACACAGGAATGGGATTGGAGTTTCAATACGACCGTAATTCCGTTGCGGATACACGTTTTCAGACTTTAAAGCGGCCTATTTAG
- a CDS encoding phosphodiester glycosidase family protein → MAVQQTTSQQSTRLTRVKRKRSAGMSFIVYGVVGFTLLSVMSLCWFFLTSSGSNVRLMMADTLITTQHREWAKYLIGSTELQKRVEAYWEKFDKMGDEKDKGFVEIDHNSPLTPVVAKKDLVTIEPISGTNFKGQLVTISDPKKLRIAVPEKAGKGEKVSSMVKRTGAILGVNGGGFIDPNWEGNGFQPEGIVISGGKIFYNDKGMNGTVQVVGIDKEGRMIAGKYKVSELVDMGVQEAVSFSPRFIVNGVGQIKSQADGWGIAPRTSMAQTKDGSILFAIIDGRQKHSIGATLYDVQQIFLEHGAVTAANLDGGASTVLVHKNEIINKPSSEYGERYLPTAWLLFDHPETANIKNVWEGLDIRKIDPSKW, encoded by the coding sequence ATGGCTGTACAACAAACCACCTCCCAGCAGTCTACTCGTCTAACGAGAGTTAAACGCAAGAGGTCTGCGGGAATGAGCTTTATCGTGTATGGAGTAGTTGGGTTTACCTTACTTTCTGTGATGTCCTTATGTTGGTTTTTCCTTACTTCCTCTGGTTCGAATGTAAGATTAATGATGGCTGACACCTTGATTACAACCCAACACCGGGAGTGGGCCAAATATTTAATAGGATCTACAGAGCTACAGAAGCGCGTGGAAGCATATTGGGAGAAGTTCGACAAAATGGGTGATGAGAAAGATAAAGGATTCGTCGAAATTGACCATAACTCCCCCCTTACCCCAGTTGTTGCCAAGAAAGATTTGGTCACCATAGAGCCAATTTCGGGGACAAATTTCAAAGGACAGCTCGTCACGATTTCAGATCCGAAAAAGCTTCGGATCGCCGTACCTGAGAAAGCAGGTAAAGGGGAGAAGGTTTCCTCTATGGTCAAAAGAACCGGAGCGATTCTCGGCGTTAATGGCGGAGGATTCATCGATCCCAATTGGGAAGGAAACGGCTTCCAACCTGAAGGCATTGTCATCTCCGGAGGCAAAATCTTTTATAATGACAAAGGCATGAACGGCACTGTGCAAGTCGTTGGTATCGATAAAGAAGGCCGCATGATTGCAGGCAAATATAAGGTTTCCGAGCTTGTGGACATGGGCGTACAGGAAGCTGTATCGTTCAGCCCTAGGTTCATCGTGAATGGCGTTGGGCAAATCAAGAGCCAAGCCGATGGCTGGGGAATTGCTCCGCGGACCAGTATGGCGCAGACCAAAGACGGCTCCATTCTATTCGCCATCATCGATGGCAGACAGAAGCATAGCATCGGAGCGACGCTGTATGATGTACAGCAGATATTCCTAGAACATGGCGCTGTAACAGCTGCGAATCTAGACGGCGGTGCCTCAACGGTACTTGTTCATAAGAATGAGATCATCAACAAGCCATCAAGTGAATACGGGGAACGTTACCTCCCTACAGCGTGGCTTCTCTTCGATCATCCTGAAACGGCGAACATTAAGAACGTTTGGGAAGGTCTTGATATTCGTAAAATTGATCCTTCCAAGTGGTAA
- a CDS encoding bifunctional 4-hydroxy-2-oxoglutarate aldolase/2-dehydro-3-deoxy-phosphogluconate aldolase, producing MNREQGLKEIERTRIIAIVRGVQEAHILSLADALLKGGITVMEVTLNTPGALRMISELQDKSGQHMFIGAGTVLDLEDAKKAVQAGASFLVTPNMDEEVIRWASTEGIPIFPGAMTPTEIVKAWKAGATAVKVFPSASLGLTYIKELMGPLDQIPLIAVGGVTEENIKQFLNIGCYGLGIGGSLINLKEIAAGRFEWVTDKAASLLAASQ from the coding sequence ATGAACAGAGAGCAAGGACTTAAAGAAATCGAACGCACCCGTATCATTGCTATCGTTCGAGGTGTGCAAGAAGCTCACATTCTTTCTTTAGCTGACGCACTTCTTAAAGGTGGCATTACCGTCATGGAGGTCACCCTCAATACACCTGGGGCTCTACGTATGATTAGCGAGCTGCAGGATAAATCGGGTCAGCACATGTTTATTGGCGCTGGTACTGTACTAGATCTAGAAGATGCTAAGAAAGCCGTCCAGGCCGGTGCTTCATTCTTGGTAACTCCGAATATGGATGAGGAAGTGATCCGGTGGGCTAGTACGGAGGGGATTCCGATTTTCCCAGGCGCAATGACACCAACCGAAATCGTTAAAGCATGGAAGGCAGGCGCTACGGCTGTGAAAGTATTTCCGAGTGCAAGCTTAGGTCTCACTTATATAAAAGAATTGATGGGTCCTCTAGACCAAATTCCATTGATAGCTGTCGGCGGGGTTACGGAGGAGAATATCAAACAATTCCTAAACATTGGTTGTTACGGACTAGGCATCGGTGGTTCCTTAATTAATCTCAAAGAAATCGCAGCAGGCCGCTTCGAGTGGGTGACAGATAAAGCTGCCAGTCTTCTTGCTGCTTCGCAGTAG
- a CDS encoding DUF948 domain-containing protein: MTWIEISVVSSAVAFIVLIGFAIRMLIAMVQILGKLGDTAAQAKMTLAETAVQAEHLMTKVGLLTEEVHMQILALEPSIQSVEKAGAAIGDAASALRNASRVMNESIHGAEKVVHTHQKRIQDAMEWATTGFELWQRWRAYQHAKSDN, encoded by the coding sequence ATGACATGGATAGAGATAAGTGTCGTCAGTTCAGCAGTAGCTTTTATCGTGCTCATCGGCTTTGCCATTCGCATGTTGATTGCCATGGTGCAGATATTAGGCAAATTGGGCGATACGGCTGCACAAGCTAAGATGACCTTAGCGGAGACAGCCGTGCAAGCGGAGCATTTGATGACGAAGGTAGGGCTGCTCACGGAAGAGGTGCATATGCAGATACTTGCCTTAGAGCCGAGTATTCAATCTGTGGAGAAGGCAGGAGCTGCTATAGGGGATGCCGCTTCTGCACTTCGCAACGCCTCACGTGTGATGAATGAATCGATTCATGGTGCGGAAAAGGTTGTACATACCCACCAGAAGCGAATCCAAGACGCCATGGAGTGGGCAACGACGGGATTTGAGCTGTGGCAAAGATGGCGGGCCTACCAGCATGCCAAATCAGACAATTAA
- a CDS encoding cytochrome c oxidase VIIc family protein — protein MSNAVLYWVFLGAAFVIPFVIGVWLMRKTNRLGFSFWITTALNIVMTLAAAFWWKSVTVDPFRMMFGMAFYGVSAVNLMVIEFFALFSIRKKLNS, from the coding sequence GTGTCGAATGCGGTGTTGTATTGGGTTTTCTTAGGTGCAGCTTTTGTAATTCCGTTTGTCATTGGTGTGTGGTTAATGCGGAAAACGAATCGATTAGGATTCTCTTTCTGGATAACAACAGCTTTGAATATAGTAATGACGTTGGCAGCTGCGTTTTGGTGGAAATCGGTGACAGTTGATCCGTTCCGCATGATGTTTGGGATGGCCTTTTATGGGGTATCTGCAGTAAATTTGATGGTTATTGAATTTTTTGCTTTATTCAGCATTCGTAAAAAATTGAATTCTTAA
- a CDS encoding tetratricopeptide repeat protein, translating to MLTKLLAFGLLWRLVGNPFLALLILLVILYVLDRRFVGLTPNIFKPFQLSRRATRLRSDLHANPHNTSAKLELARILIDRKKFREALPYLEQTLPIMEESADVHYEIGLCHLKLGNLIKGESFMLKAVELNPRVKFGEAYLRLGEALAPSSPERAAQFIEQFRDLHSSSVEAYYRLGQLYQQLGRAEDAKYAYREALDIHRGLPRYSRRQQRRWALLARFK from the coding sequence GTGCTTACCAAATTACTTGCATTTGGTTTATTATGGCGTCTCGTTGGCAATCCGTTTCTTGCTCTTCTTATTTTATTAGTCATTCTGTATGTGCTGGACAGAAGATTTGTCGGGTTAACACCAAACATTTTCAAGCCATTTCAGTTAAGCCGCAGAGCAACTAGATTGCGAAGTGACTTGCACGCTAATCCGCATAATACGTCAGCTAAATTGGAGTTGGCCAGGATTCTAATCGATCGCAAAAAGTTCAGAGAAGCGCTTCCCTACTTGGAACAAACTCTGCCTATTATGGAAGAATCCGCAGACGTCCACTATGAAATTGGTCTTTGCCACCTTAAACTTGGGAATCTCATCAAAGGGGAAAGCTTTATGCTCAAAGCGGTAGAGTTAAACCCGCGAGTCAAATTTGGTGAAGCTTATTTACGACTTGGTGAAGCGTTGGCTCCATCTTCCCCAGAGAGAGCGGCGCAATTCATCGAGCAATTCCGAGACCTGCATTCTTCGTCGGTTGAAGCTTACTACCGCCTTGGCCAGTTATATCAACAGCTCGGCCGCGCAGAAGACGCCAAGTACGCTTATCGCGAAGCGCTGGATATTCACCGCGGCTTGCCGCGTTACAGCCGCAGACAGCAGCGGCGGTGGGCGCTATTAGCCCGCTTTAAATGA
- a CDS encoding VanZ family protein produces the protein MSRTSSKFYYYFFLTAAVLWMAFIFLKSAESYQQQSLRPLLESKLAGVQLMNIFPQWEFSYDHQMISWQDPIGAIEFFIRKAGHVSEYAILALLWSLALLSKLVKVFIALLTSSIISLLYAASDEWHQTFVKDRTGHGIDVAVDAMGILLAILLVLVVLWVRTRIKRRRIS, from the coding sequence ATGTCTAGAACATCTTCAAAATTTTATTACTATTTCTTCTTGACTGCTGCCGTCCTATGGATGGCGTTTATTTTTTTAAAGTCGGCAGAATCGTATCAACAACAGAGCTTGAGGCCATTGTTGGAATCCAAGCTTGCAGGTGTTCAACTGATGAATATATTCCCTCAATGGGAGTTCTCCTATGACCACCAAATGATCTCGTGGCAAGATCCTATCGGTGCCATCGAGTTTTTCATAAGAAAAGCAGGGCATGTTAGCGAGTACGCTATCCTTGCCCTGCTTTGGTCCTTAGCTCTGCTCTCTAAGCTTGTAAAAGTCTTCATAGCGCTGCTCACCTCCTCCATCATTTCGTTACTTTATGCGGCTTCCGATGAATGGCATCAAACTTTTGTAAAGGATCGAACGGGTCATGGGATTGATGTTGCGGTCGATGCCATGGGTATACTTCTGGCTATTCTCCTCGTTCTAGTTGTTCTTTGGGTGAGAACTAGGATTAAACGAAGAAGAATAAGTTAG
- a CDS encoding acyltransferase, whose product MLSRPKLIEIDIVRAIAIIAVLVIHGTSSATQLPIGTVSHAVFFILNKASLFTVPLFIWISGVVLFYTYYDRWESGMSRVFWTKRLRKILIPYVLWSLFYYLFNQFVFHGRLGFDVIHVIKLLMSGNASYHLYYIVIIVQFYLLFPLIMTAARRSHWFRKGLIPIGIGIQTAAYCFHHWVYPLPEYASLFLSYSALFAFGAFMGIHYAAIAAWSNRFKAGIWSIMLLAGFAFVGMLLLHEYGLASIENTWFELSLLLYCMAIPLCFIQWGRKLLGSGSPIGVALSALGGASFGIYLVHPALLTLWDRIAPVQEQLWLYDLHTVASVLIGLFGSWLLVRLYASAQRKGSAN is encoded by the coding sequence ATGTTATCAAGGCCCAAGCTTATCGAAATCGATATCGTGCGCGCTATTGCGATCATCGCAGTCCTCGTCATTCATGGTACTTCAAGCGCGACTCAGCTACCGATAGGAACTGTATCTCATGCTGTATTTTTCATCCTCAACAAGGCCAGTTTGTTCACCGTTCCATTGTTTATTTGGATCAGTGGTGTTGTCTTATTCTATACGTACTACGACCGCTGGGAGTCGGGAATGTCGCGGGTTTTCTGGACAAAACGGTTGCGAAAAATTCTAATTCCCTATGTTCTTTGGTCACTTTTCTATTACCTATTCAATCAATTCGTATTTCATGGCAGACTTGGTTTTGACGTTATACACGTTATCAAACTGCTCATGTCGGGAAATGCTAGTTATCATCTCTATTATATAGTCATTATTGTTCAGTTCTATCTCCTATTCCCTCTGATAATGACGGCCGCTAGACGGTCTCATTGGTTTCGTAAAGGACTTATTCCGATAGGTATTGGGATTCAAACAGCAGCCTATTGCTTTCATCATTGGGTGTATCCTCTTCCCGAATACGCCTCGCTGTTTCTAAGCTATTCTGCCCTATTTGCTTTCGGCGCTTTCATGGGCATTCATTATGCGGCGATTGCTGCTTGGTCTAACCGCTTTAAAGCTGGGATTTGGAGTATTATGCTCTTAGCAGGTTTCGCATTTGTGGGGATGCTATTGCTCCACGAATACGGACTCGCTTCTATCGAAAATACATGGTTCGAGCTATCACTCCTCCTCTATTGTATGGCAATCCCGCTATGCTTCATCCAGTGGGGTCGTAAGCTGCTCGGGAGCGGCTCACCGATCGGCGTCGCGTTATCTGCCTTAGGCGGTGCTTCATTCGGCATCTACCTCGTGCATCCCGCGCTATTAACGCTCTGGGATCGCATCGCGCCAGTGCAGGAGCAGCTCTGGCTGTACGATCTACACACAGTCGCGTCGGTTCTCATCGGACTGTTTGGCTCTTGGCTGCTCGTGCGGCTGTATGCGAGCGCACAAAGAAAAGGTTCCGCCAATTGA
- a CDS encoding DUF86 domain-containing protein encodes MYFINHEQIDQRIQFLAALADASKNLEEQWAKGTNDLVWQLAQERVLHLAIETVTDVGSLLIDAFILRDASSYEDIVEIVHGEGAYSEALKETLLELVKLRKPLVQDYVDWNRQELNPLIPKLPAAFEEFAGSVRAFIKSELE; translated from the coding sequence ATGTATTTTATTAATCATGAACAGATCGATCAAAGAATTCAGTTTCTGGCTGCTTTAGCTGATGCAAGCAAGAATTTAGAAGAGCAGTGGGCGAAAGGCACCAATGATCTTGTATGGCAGCTTGCGCAGGAACGTGTTCTACACTTAGCAATCGAAACAGTGACAGATGTTGGAAGCTTGCTGATCGATGCTTTTATACTAAGAGATGCCAGCAGCTATGAGGATATCGTGGAAATTGTGCATGGAGAAGGCGCCTATTCAGAAGCATTGAAAGAAACGCTGCTTGAGCTCGTGAAGCTTAGAAAGCCTCTTGTCCAGGACTATGTGGATTGGAACCGTCAAGAATTGAACCCGTTAATTCCGAAACTTCCAGCTGCTTTTGAAGAATTTGCAGGGAGTGTTCGAGCATTTATTAAGAGTGAATTGGAATAA
- a CDS encoding helix-turn-helix transcriptional regulator has translation MNHTLETSTRKVILSMLKTQGPLSVHDISKQLGITEMAVRRHIHSMEKDDLLETKLVRQAMGRPTNVYTLAPQADELFPKKYMQLTLDLLDELVEGEGQEKIERLFEGRQAKLESRYQPRMSEKNLEERVAELALIQNENGYMVDWSQLGEDAYMFSEHNCPITQVANTFTQACQCELALFRNLLDANVERTECLAKGASKCVYIISQNK, from the coding sequence GTGAATCATACACTTGAGACATCCACGCGTAAAGTGATTCTTTCTATGCTCAAAACTCAGGGACCGCTAAGTGTCCATGATATTTCCAAACAGCTCGGAATTACGGAAATGGCTGTCAGGCGTCATATCCATTCCATGGAGAAAGATGATCTGCTCGAAACGAAGCTTGTTCGGCAAGCCATGGGAAGACCGACTAACGTTTACACATTAGCTCCGCAAGCGGATGAATTGTTTCCCAAGAAATACATGCAATTGACGCTCGATTTGCTTGATGAGCTAGTAGAAGGCGAAGGTCAAGAGAAGATCGAACGTCTTTTTGAAGGCAGGCAAGCTAAGCTTGAATCGCGGTATCAACCGCGCATGAGTGAGAAAAACTTGGAAGAGCGGGTGGCTGAGCTAGCGCTTATTCAGAACGAGAATGGATACATGGTGGATTGGTCACAGCTTGGAGAGGACGCGTATATGTTTAGTGAACATAACTGTCCGATTACGCAGGTGGCGAATACATTTACGCAAGCGTGTCAGTGCGAGTTAGCCTTGTTTCGGAATTTGCTTGACGCGAACGTGGAGCGAACGGAGTGTTTAGCGAAGGGTGCCAGCAAGTGTGTCTATATCATTAGTCAAAATAAATAA
- a CDS encoding SgrR family transcriptional regulator, whose amino-acid sequence MQLLTHFLELRASFEHGVEHEPQPITLDELADRLYCTTRNVKILLKKMMEQGWVSWKPGRGRGNVSELTFLVSSEDMISKQAMELAGRGDYKGTIELIHQLGKGEGLQDSFIDWLFSFFGYRAVELEERYKDTLRFPVYKWLVTLDPAHSFYAFDGHLINQIFDTLIVYNPQTTIFEPHLAHYWEVSEDGLHYTFYLRKGVLFHHGREMTAHDVFYTFSRLKELGLSACQGWMSESIENMTVLNRNAIAIELMQPNVLFLQQLSHSSMAILPEDICRDNEGIFGRMPIGTGPFRLERNDDYICKLRAFDGYFGVRPHLDQVEIWLLPQDLSEVGPSWDMVQVLCDHTNSRKPVGAVGKDTEWHQIEQSILGCSLLTFNQNKKGPQQDTRFRKAIDLIMDRDRMIEELGGFREAPASSFLPTLDRKGAASGYRTDFATAKRLLDEMGYNGEPLHMYIYSNNNEDALWICKQCAIAGIRIELTPRSKSDMMRLDTIQEADLIFYHICMESEYDLHIIQTLKQSNSYVRAHLDHERIAWVDTEIDKILGNPNREARICRLNELIEVLQEEKSFLFVLHRSQQTTYHDSIKGVSINDLGWVDFRKIWFTPSV is encoded by the coding sequence ATGCAGCTTTTGACCCATTTCTTGGAGCTTCGAGCTAGTTTTGAACATGGGGTAGAACATGAACCGCAACCTATAACGTTAGATGAATTGGCAGATAGATTGTATTGTACAACGCGAAATGTCAAGATTTTGCTTAAAAAAATGATGGAGCAAGGCTGGGTATCCTGGAAGCCTGGGAGAGGAAGAGGTAATGTCTCCGAACTAACGTTTCTTGTTTCCTCGGAAGATATGATTTCAAAGCAGGCGATGGAGCTGGCGGGCCGTGGCGATTATAAAGGGACGATTGAACTGATTCACCAATTGGGTAAGGGAGAGGGGCTGCAGGACTCTTTCATCGATTGGTTGTTCAGTTTTTTTGGTTATCGTGCAGTCGAACTTGAGGAGCGTTATAAGGACACACTGCGGTTTCCGGTCTATAAATGGTTGGTGACTTTGGATCCGGCGCACTCTTTTTATGCATTCGACGGTCATCTCATTAATCAAATCTTTGACACCCTGATTGTGTACAATCCGCAAACAACGATCTTTGAGCCCCATTTGGCGCATTATTGGGAAGTTAGCGAGGATGGCTTGCATTACACGTTCTATTTGCGAAAAGGCGTGCTGTTTCATCATGGCAGAGAGATGACGGCGCATGATGTTTTTTACACATTTTCGAGATTGAAGGAGCTTGGCCTTTCGGCATGTCAAGGTTGGATGAGCGAAAGTATTGAGAATATGACGGTACTAAATCGAAATGCGATTGCTATCGAGTTGATGCAGCCGAATGTGCTCTTTTTGCAGCAGTTATCGCATTCCTCGATGGCTATCCTGCCAGAGGATATTTGTCGGGATAACGAGGGAATCTTCGGACGTATGCCCATTGGGACAGGACCATTCAGGCTTGAACGAAATGATGATTATATCTGTAAACTTCGAGCTTTCGATGGTTATTTTGGAGTTAGGCCACATCTGGATCAAGTGGAAATTTGGCTTTTGCCGCAGGATTTATCGGAGGTTGGTCCTAGTTGGGATATGGTGCAAGTGCTTTGCGACCATACGAATTCCCGTAAACCTGTTGGTGCTGTCGGTAAAGATACGGAATGGCACCAGATTGAGCAGTCGATTCTCGGCTGCAGCCTGCTTACTTTTAATCAGAATAAAAAAGGACCACAGCAGGATACTCGATTCCGCAAAGCAATTGACCTGATTATGGATCGTGATCGAATGATTGAGGAGCTTGGAGGCTTCAGAGAAGCACCTGCCAGCAGTTTTTTACCGACGTTGGATCGCAAAGGGGCTGCCTCCGGTTATCGTACTGATTTCGCCACGGCTAAGCGCCTTCTTGATGAAATGGGGTATAACGGTGAGCCCCTTCACATGTACATTTATAGTAACAACAACGAAGATGCGTTGTGGATCTGTAAGCAGTGCGCAATAGCGGGAATCAGGATTGAACTAACGCCCCGGAGTAAGTCTGATATGATGAGGCTGGATACGATCCAGGAAGCGGATCTCATTTTTTATCACATTTGTATGGAAAGTGAATATGATCTTCATATTATTCAGACGCTTAAGCAAAGCAACAGCTATGTCCGTGCCCATTTAGACCATGAACGAATAGCTTGGGTTGATACAGAAATTGACAAAATTCTAGGAAATCCAAATCGAGAAGCGCGCATTTGCAGGTTAAATGAGTTGATTGAAGTGCTGCAGGAGGAGAAATCGTTTCTCTTTGTGCTTCATCGTTCTCAGCAAACCACGTATCATGATTCGATTAAGGGAGTAAGTATTAACGATTTGGGTTGGGTGGATTTTCGAAAAATATGGTTCACTCCAAGCGTTTGA